Proteins found in one Gigantopelta aegis isolate Gae_Host chromosome 12, Gae_host_genome, whole genome shotgun sequence genomic segment:
- the LOC121386522 gene encoding clumping factor A-like encodes MDDLETVSNLSSSAETKLEPENEGTSNSDSKTQPQQGTTMDDLETVSNLSSSAGTTLEPENEGISNSDSKTQPQQGSTMDDLETVSNLSSSAGTTLEPENEGISNSDSKTQLQQDNHPSETPKPDAAPGIPEQNPYDDLEDTNNKGEAQDKKPPHESNPYSALGAREEKLYECIGDQTKTEID; translated from the exons ATGGATGATTTGGAAACAGTTTCAAATTTGAGTTCTTCCGCTGAAACAAAGCTAGAGCCTGAAAATGAAGGGACCAGCAATTCTGACAGCAAAACGCAGCCCCAGCAAG GTACCACTATGGATGATTTGGAAACAGTTTCAAATTTGAGTTCTTCCGCTGGAACAACGCTAGAGCCTGAAAACGAAGGGATCAGCAATTCTGACAGCAAAACGCAGCCCCAGCAAG GTTCCACTATGGATGATTTGGAAACAGTTTCAAATCTGAGTTCTTCCGCTGGAACAACGCTAGAGCCTGAAAACGAAGGGATCAGCAATTCTGACAGCAAAACGCAGCTCCAACAAG ACAACCACCCGTCAGAGACACCAAAGCCGGATGCAGCACCCGGGATCCCAGAGCAAAACCCTTATGATGATCTTGAAGATACGAATAACAAAG GTGAGGCGCAGGACAAGAAACCGCCACATGAATCGAACCCGTATTCTGCACTTGGAGCCAGAGAGGAAAAGCTGTATGAGTGTATTGGAGACCAGACTAAAACAG aAATAGACTGA